In Spirochaetota bacterium, the genomic stretch TGCCCCCCGTAATTTTGGTAAGAGTGAAGAGTGTAAATTAATTGTATTATATTTGGGAATCTCTATCAAATCTTTAGGGATTATTTTGCCATAAGATACAATAATATGTAAATCAGCATTGAAGCCTCTAAGCTCTTGATGAAAATTGGTATTATTTTTTAATTTTGCTGGCTGTAGTATCGGTATATTATGTTGTAAAGCAAGTTCTTTTATAGGGTTGAAACGGGATTTTTGTTGACCTCTTCCAACAACAGAATCGGGCGCAGTTACAACAGCAACAACTTCAAATGATTCTATCATTTTTTGTAAAGGTACCATAGAAAATTGACTGTTTCCAAAAAATATGATTTTCACAAGAGCCTTCTATTCTAAAATTTCTGGTAATATTTTTTTATTATCTACTATATATTGTTTGATTCTATCTCTATTTTTTTCATATTCTGTAGCTGAAAAATAATCAATAAACAATTTTCCGTGTAGATGATCAAATTCATGTTGAAGGACACGAGCAAAAAATCCTGTAGTTTCTATTGTTCTCATTGTCCCAGAAGGTACCATGCCACGCATTTTTATTTTTATAGGACGAGATACATTGCCACGAATATCAATAAGAGAAAGACAGCCCTCATTATCTAAGTCTGTTTTTTTAGAAGTATAGATAATTTCAGGATTGATAAAAGTTACTTTGTTGCCTATATATTTTCTTTCTTTTGTAAGAGCAAGATCGGCAATAAAGATTTGTTTTTCTATACCTATTTGAGGAGCAGCAAGTCCCAATCCCCCAACATGTTGAAGGGTATCTTTGAGATCTTGAATAATTTGTAGTATTTCATCATTAATTTCTATTACTTTTTGTGCTGGTCTACGCAAGGCTGGATGCCCATAAGACACGATTTGTTGTATAGCCATGATATTTCCTTGTTATCAATCTAATAATTTTGTAGCAATAATTTTTCCAGCACCATAGATATAGTTGTTTTTATAAAATACTG encodes the following:
- the def gene encoding peptide deformylase, yielding MAIQQIVSYGHPALRRPAQKVIEINDEILQIIQDLKDTLQHVGGLGLAAPQIGIEKQIFIADLALTKERKYIGNKVTFINPEIIYTSKKTDLDNEGCLSLIDIRGNVSRPIKIKMRGMVPSGTMRTIETTGFFARVLQHEFDHLHGKLFIDYFSATEYEKNRDRIKQYIVDNKKILPEILE